From the genome of Sylvia atricapilla isolate bSylAtr1 unplaced genomic scaffold, bSylAtr1.pri scaffold_124_arrow_ctg1, whole genome shotgun sequence:
ACAACCGCAGAGAGAGTCTGGCAGGAGTCAGTGGAAATCCTCCAACACAGCTGGGGCAAGGTGTACGGGGACGCCATGAAGATCTTCAGCACCTTGGAGGGTGAGGACACTGCCGAGGCCACCAACGAGGCCATCAACAAGGCCACCAACAAGGACCCTGCTGAGGCCACTGCCACCGGCCTGGCCAGGGACCTGTGGGACAAGATCCCCCCTAGCcaagggacagctggggacagcctggtggccacagccccacagccatcAGTGGCCCTGCCCTCGGCAATGGTCGCCCACGATGCCCCTGTGGCGGCGCTACTGAGGGCAGGGAAGAGCCCATGGTGGCCACCAGGCAGGTGGAGGTGGCCACCAGTAGAGGACAGCAGGTGAAGGAGGcccgggagctgctggagcgCTTCATAGATACGTGTGACGGAGGCACCGGGTTCCCCTGGGACCTGGATTCCTGGCTCGGGGGCCTCGAGGGCAGTGAGGAGTGGACAGAGGAGGAGTCCCCTGATGACCTCGATGCTGCGCTGGTCGAGGCCAAGCGGCTGTGTGGGGCTGACTGGCTGTGGGAGGCCAGCGCCCGCCTGACCAAGGATCACCTGGTGGGGACACTTAGGGAAATCCGTATATGCCTCTGTCTGACCTTTACTGGCTTTAATGTCCGTGATAGCCCCATTGGCCCCATAGTGGCCGAGCGGTGCCAAAAAGCCATGGAGGACATCCCGAGGCTGCTGGGGGTCAGTGAGGTCACCAGTGTGACATCATAGGGTGCCGGTTCTTTCCCAT
Proteins encoded in this window:
- the LOC136374765 gene encoding uncharacterized protein; protein product: MDPRKDLEALVAMVAILGELAATVTAPHKDVWPLLYPKSLHRDLSRLIWFLQNTLDNDAVISVRQGLAILRATPRPTKADVTTAERVWQESVEILQHSWGKVYGDAMKIFSTLEGEDTAEATNEAINKATNKDPAEATATGLARDLWDKIPPSQGTAGDSLVATAPQPSVALPSAMVAHDAPVAALLRAGKSPWWPPGRWRWPPVEDSR